From a region of the Haematobia irritans isolate KBUSLIRL chromosome 4, ASM5000362v1, whole genome shotgun sequence genome:
- the DCP2 gene encoding decapping mRNA 2 isoform X2 — protein MEIAALNSDTPGGFKHENVNNHPTASSSLTTHNQLQLHPQTPQIQDLKAFTFNGAVNSVVASINRSDQNQQRFSASINTKLSSAVATVTTNNPNSSVKSTSTNQRHNHQTTNTSSAKDPTKALIEALSIKTTTTATKKQNHNLQQQPTADAVASVSTITQSVVNVSGTNSGGSRNNFKIPSDILDDLASRFIINVPDMELSNLIRICFQIELAHWFYLDFFCASEDDNKLQTCGIKTFAMQLFQHIPFLHQHLSSIDQILEDWKNYKLSVPTFGAILISEDLNYCLLVQSYFAKSSWGFPKGKVNENEDPVHCATREVFEETGYDITELIAPNDYIDAVINYQYTRLYIVRGVSLETKFSPRTRNEIKCCDWFPIDSLPVNRNDAISKAKFGLNANSFFMIIPFVKRLKKWVNDKRNGVETRRRKHSGGGNGGGGGISPTSTSPLTTINNTSLPQQQQTKSSCKKQKHLLQQRNDKNALNGGAAVVAPSTSCNGNTNYSNNSSNRSKRQRHKSMGDLDGIKLNNFNNNNQSTCNKMSNNNNCGSTLTNQQQSSSSLSTTTTSNSGGNNSNQKRHSKNLTAGSVSINNNNNNANNTNGSSSSKRQLFHSQSHCSNLHQQQNGEKIVSSFDLIRKEKQQMKAALAKSQKQQQNNMNTNGRQRAKSQSDKISMQQNNNTMSANNLNNKKQQPQQSMIVTNSTMMLSTSNSIISNHHNKNNKLNVNTANNMNNFTTGPKTPTPPPLSGNDLLALAAAAAANGMVINNNNNNNTNSNNQQKNNTSGNNAEQIKIKPRPSSVSLHFPDVATSIKREHSNLHTMLPETQMPIQLQRMASGTNLRILKRSTSHQPQQQQRQSFTPSFNSWTNFTFTKNFMANVFC, from the exons AATAGATCGGATCAAAATCAACAACGGTTTTCGGCCTCGATTAATACCAAACTATCATCGGCTGTCGCCACAGTTACAACAAATAACCCAAATTCCTCTGTTAAATCAACATCAACGAATCAGCGCCACAATCATCAGACAACTAACACCTCTAGTGCAAAAGATCCTACCAAAGCTTTAATCGAAGCcttatctataaaaacaacaactacagctacgaaaaaacaaaaccatAACCTGCAGCAACAACCGACTGCAGATGCGGTGGCTTCAGTGTCTACAATAACACAATCAGTAGTGAATGTCAGTGGCACAAATTCTGGTGGCAGTaggaacaattttaaaattccgTCCGATATACTTGATGATTTGGCTAGTCGCTTCATAATCAATGTCCCCGATATGGAGTTGAGCAATTTGATACGCATATGCTTTCAGATAGAGTTGGCCCATTGGTTCTACTTGGATTTCTTTTGTGCATCAGAAGATGATAACAAACTCCAAACATGTGGTATAAAAACATTCGCTATGCAATTATTTCAG caTATACCATTCCTACACCAACATTTATCTTCAATTGATCAAATATTGGAAGATTGGAAAAATTATAAGTTGTCTGTGCCAACATTTGGAGCTATTTTAATATCGGAAGATCTCAACTATTGCTTATTAGTGCaatcatattttgccaaaagttcatGGGGATTTCCAAAAGGAAAAGTTAATGAAAACGAGGATCCGGTACACTGTGCCACAAGAGAG GTTTTTGAAGAAACTGGTTATGATATTACCGAACTAATAGCACCTAATGATTACATTGATGCTGTTATCAATTATCAGTACACTCGTTTGTATATTGTGCGTGGAGTTTCGTTGGAAACGAAATTCTCACCACGAACACGTAATGAAATTAAATGCTGTGATTGGTTTCCCATTGATTCATTGCCTGTTAATCGTAATGATGCCATATCaaaagccaaatttggcttaaACGCCAATTCCTTTTTTATGATAATACCATTTGTTAAGCGCTTAAAGAAATGGGTGAATGATAAACGTAATGGTGTGGAAACGCGTCGTCGTAAGCATTCGGGTGGTGGTAACGGTGGTGGCGGAGGCATTTCTCCCACTTCTACATCGCCACTGACCACAATTAATAATACAAGTctaccacaacaacaacaaaccaaATCTagttgtaaaaaacaaaaacatttgctGCAACAACGTAACGATAAAAATGCCTTAAACGGTGGTGCTGCTGTTGTCGCACCATCAACATCCTGCAATGGGAATACAAATTATTCCAATAATTCTTCAAACCGTTCTAAAAGACAACGCCATAAATCCATGGGTGATTTGGAtggtattaaattaaataacttTAATAACAATAATCAAAGTACTTGTAATAAGATGTCAAACAACAATAACTGTGGTTCTACTCTAACCAACCAACAACAATCATCTTCGTCTTTATCAACGACAACCACCTCAAACAGTGGTGGCAATAATAGTAATCAGAAAAggcattcaaaaaatttaactgcTGGCAGTGTTTCcattaacaataacaacaataatgcCAATAACACAAATGGATCGTCGTCTTCAAAGCGTCAATTGTTTCACAGCCAAAGTCATTGCAGTAATTTGCATCAACAGCAGAATGGTGAAAAG ATTGTCAGTTCGTTTGATTTAATACGTAAGGAGAAGCAGCAAATGAAAGCTGCTCTAGCGAAATCTCAAAAGCAGCAACAAAACAATATGAATACGAATGGCCGCCAAAGGGCCAAATCACAAAGTGATAAGATTTCTATGCAACAAAACAATAACACTATGAGTGCAAATAATCTCAATAATAAAAAGCAACAGCCACAACAATCTATGATTGTTACAAATTCCACAATGATGTTGAGTACAAGTAACAGCATCATATCCAATCATCACAATAAGAACAATAAGTTAAATGTAAATACGGCAAATAATATGAATAATTTTACTACGGGTCCTAAGAcaccaacaccaccaccacTAAGTGGTAATGATCTATTGGCATTAGCGGCTGCAGCAGCTGCAAATGGAATGGTCattaacaacaataataataataatactaacaGCAACAATCAGCAAAAGAACAACACTAGCGGCAATAATGCTGAACAAATTAAGATTAAGCCGCGTCCTTCATCTGTATCATTACATTTTCCCGATGTAGCCACATCGATTAAAAGGGAGCACTCCAACTTGCATACAATGCTGCCAGAAACACAAATGCCAATACAGCTGCAACGTATGGCATCCGGTACAAATCTACGTATTTTGAAAAGATCAACATCTCATCaaccccaacaacaacaacggcaGTCTTTCACACCAAGTTTTAATTCATGGACAAATTTtacatttaccaaaaattttatggccaatgttttttgttaa